A single window of Emcibacter nanhaiensis DNA harbors:
- the pspA gene encoding phage shock protein PspA, producing the protein MGIFTRLSDIVNSNINHILDKAEDPAKMIRLMIQEMEDTLVEVRSSAARVIADRKELERNLTRLQAAQDEWYAKAELALSKDREDLANGALVERAKLAEMAERLENDREPLEEALTKYESDIISLEAKIKEAKAKQKSLIERQRSASSQLRVRQKLYDNRIDDVMTRFGQVERRVEETESRVEAADMGREKTLHDEFADLEAQQKVADELAELKAKMAKGKESKEDKK; encoded by the coding sequence ATGGGCATTTTTACTCGCCTCAGTGACATTGTAAATTCCAACATCAACCATATTCTGGACAAGGCAGAGGATCCGGCAAAAATGATCCGCCTGATGATCCAGGAAATGGAAGACACTCTTGTGGAAGTCCGTTCTTCCGCCGCCCGGGTCATTGCCGACCGCAAGGAACTGGAGCGCAACCTCACCCGCCTGCAGGCGGCACAGGATGAATGGTACGCCAAGGCCGAGCTGGCGCTGAGCAAGGATCGCGAAGACCTGGCCAACGGCGCCCTGGTGGAGCGGGCCAAACTTGCGGAAATGGCGGAGCGCCTGGAAAATGACCGCGAGCCGCTGGAAGAAGCGCTGACCAAATATGAAAGCGACATTATTTCGCTGGAAGCCAAGATCAAGGAAGCCAAGGCCAAACAGAAATCCCTGATCGAACGTCAGCGCTCTGCGTCCAGCCAGCTTCGGGTGCGCCAGAAACTTTACGACAACCGGATTGACGATGTGATGACACGTTTCGGTCAGGTGGAACGTCGTGTAGAGGAAACCGAAAGCCGGGTCGAGGCTGCCGACATGGGGCGGGAGAAAACCCTGCATGACGAGTTTGCCGATCTGGAAGCCCAGCAGAAAGTGGCAGACGAACTTGCCGAGCTGAAAGCCAAAATGGCCAAAGGCAAAGAAAGCAAAGAAGATAAAAAATAA
- the pspB gene encoding envelope stress response membrane protein PspB translates to MGEVFGILFLVVVAPLWIIFHYITKWKSAKTLTSEDEQILADLYESAEKIESRLNNIERILDAESPDWRNK, encoded by the coding sequence ATGGGCGAAGTTTTCGGGATACTGTTCCTCGTTGTTGTCGCGCCGCTGTGGATCATTTTCCATTACATCACGAAATGGAAATCGGCCAAGACGCTGACCAGCGAAGACGAACAAATTCTCGCCGACCTTTATGAGAGTGCCGAGAAGATCGAAAGCAGGTTGAATAACATCGAGCGCATCCTGGATGCGGAATCCCCGGATTGGAGGAACAAATAA
- the pspC gene encoding envelope stress response membrane protein PspC, which yields MSPHPEQHAPKYNKLYLDKKNGKISGVCAGLGDYFGIDPTVIRIISVIAFFFFAGPLVLIAYVLLAWMLDPKPSDLYHDEKEGEFWKNVRVKPRNTIRDVRYKFRDIERRLRAAEAHVTSSEYKLHKEFRDLENN from the coding sequence ATGAGCCCTCATCCTGAACAACATGCCCCCAAATACAACAAGCTGTATCTGGACAAGAAAAACGGGAAAATTTCCGGGGTGTGCGCCGGCTTGGGCGACTATTTCGGAATTGATCCCACCGTCATCCGCATTATTTCGGTGATCGCCTTTTTCTTCTTCGCCGGTCCCCTGGTCCTGATTGCCTATGTGCTCCTGGCCTGGATGCTGGACCCCAAACCGTCGGATCTTTATCACGACGAGAAGGAAGGTGAGTTCTGGAAAAACGTGCGGGTCAAACCTCGCAATACGATCCGCGACGTGCGTTACAAGTTTCGCGATATCGAGCGCCGCCTGCGGGCCGCCGAGGCCCATGTGACCTCAAGCGAATATAAACTGCATAAAGAATTTCGCGATCTGGAGAACAACTGA
- a CDS encoding PspC domain-containing protein, with protein MSCYYCDRRSCDCGANRLYKDKIGGMISGVFSGLGEFLGINKTFLRILGILGIFMTGPIVILIYFIAALVMAEKPLRLYQ; from the coding sequence ATGTCTTGCTATTACTGTGACAGGAGAAGCTGTGACTGTGGCGCGAACCGCCTCTACAAGGACAAGATCGGCGGCATGATCAGCGGCGTCTTTTCCGGCCTGGGAGAGTTCCTGGGCATCAACAAAACCTTTCTCAGGATCCTGGGGATCCTCGGAATTTTCATGACCGGCCCGATTGTCATCCTGATCTATTTCATTGCCGCGCTGGTCATGGCAGAAAAGCCCCTGCGGCTGTATCAATAA